The following coding sequences lie in one Spirosoma sp. KUDC1026 genomic window:
- a CDS encoding KUP/HAK/KT family potassium transporter has product MTSHTTVDRVSPQGLLIAIGIVFGDIGTSPLYTITAVVRGHALNETLVLGALSCIIWTLTLQTTIKYVIITLRADNKGEGGIFSLYALVRRYSGRWLMVPAIVGGAFLLADGLITPPISVSSAIEGLLIFYPELDTEPIIIGILIALFVGQQFGTKQLGRLFGPIMLVWFTFIGAVGFYALLSEPSVLKAINPLYGWRMLTQYPGGFWLLGGIFLCTTGAEALYSDMGHCGRGNIRVSWVYVKVTLLLSYAGQTAFLMQHLGEPISESGAFYSTVPASLTVFSIILATMATIIASQALISGAFTLVGEAMRLDFWPRQRVAYPSDERGQLYVPFVNWGLMVGCILIVLHFRESKNMEAAFGLAVTLTMLMSTLLISAYLRVKRVNTVLIVLLTGIFLTVESTFLIANLVKFEEGGWISVTLGLLLMTMMVFWYQGKGLINRLTHYDTLPSNLPVLKALSNDTSIPKFSTHLVYLTTAENYNQIENETLFSILNRAPKRADIYWFIHVCVEDEPYVMRYKVDTLAREDAYFVTFYLGFRIEPRLNLLFRQVVHDMVANNEVTIETKYQSLNVHRIAGDFRFVLFRRFLSYDNELTNYQRLIMTGYLLLKRIALTAQEAYGLDTSNVTTEAVPLVLSTPRKLPLYRIPSQFKQISNEQ; this is encoded by the coding sequence ATGACTTCGCATACTACTGTCGATAGAGTATCTCCCCAGGGGTTATTGATTGCCATCGGTATTGTCTTTGGCGACATCGGGACCTCACCACTCTATACCATCACTGCCGTCGTTCGCGGTCATGCACTAAACGAAACGCTAGTGCTGGGCGCGCTGTCCTGCATTATCTGGACCCTGACGCTGCAGACAACAATCAAGTACGTCATCATTACCCTGCGCGCTGACAATAAAGGGGAGGGCGGGATTTTCTCCCTCTATGCCCTGGTTCGTCGGTATTCGGGGCGCTGGCTGATGGTGCCGGCCATAGTAGGAGGGGCTTTTCTGCTGGCAGATGGTCTGATCACACCACCTATCTCTGTATCGTCGGCCATTGAGGGGTTATTGATTTTTTACCCTGAACTCGATACGGAGCCCATCATAATAGGAATTCTGATTGCGTTGTTCGTTGGCCAGCAGTTCGGGACAAAGCAGTTGGGGCGATTGTTCGGGCCGATCATGCTGGTCTGGTTTACCTTCATTGGTGCCGTCGGTTTCTACGCGTTGCTGAGTGAGCCGTCGGTACTGAAAGCCATCAATCCACTATACGGCTGGCGAATGCTAACCCAATATCCGGGAGGATTCTGGCTACTGGGTGGCATTTTCCTGTGTACGACGGGGGCCGAAGCGCTGTATTCCGACATGGGCCACTGTGGTAGGGGTAATATCCGGGTGAGCTGGGTGTACGTGAAGGTCACCCTACTGTTGTCTTACGCCGGGCAGACTGCTTTCCTGATGCAGCATCTGGGCGAACCGATCAGCGAATCAGGGGCGTTTTACAGTACTGTGCCAGCGTCATTAACCGTATTCAGCATCATTCTGGCAACGATGGCAACCATCATTGCCTCGCAGGCACTGATCAGCGGGGCCTTTACACTGGTGGGTGAAGCCATGCGACTGGATTTCTGGCCCCGTCAGCGCGTGGCCTACCCGTCCGACGAGCGGGGGCAGCTCTACGTACCGTTCGTGAACTGGGGCCTGATGGTCGGTTGTATTCTGATCGTGCTGCACTTCCGGGAGTCTAAAAACATGGAAGCCGCTTTTGGTCTGGCCGTAACGCTGACAATGCTGATGTCGACTTTGCTGATCAGCGCCTATCTGCGGGTGAAGCGGGTCAATACAGTATTGATCGTATTGCTGACGGGAATATTTCTGACCGTTGAAAGTACCTTTCTGATCGCCAATCTGGTAAAGTTTGAGGAAGGCGGCTGGATATCGGTTACGCTGGGACTGCTGCTGATGACCATGATGGTGTTCTGGTATCAGGGCAAGGGATTGATAAACCGATTGACGCATTACGATACGCTGCCTAGTAACCTGCCGGTACTAAAAGCGCTGAGTAATGATACAAGTATTCCTAAATTTTCGACGCACCTGGTGTATCTGACGACTGCAGAGAACTACAATCAGATCGAAAATGAAACCCTGTTCTCGATTTTAAACCGGGCGCCCAAGCGGGCTGACATCTACTGGTTTATTCACGTATGCGTTGAAGATGAACCCTACGTGATGCGTTATAAAGTGGATACACTGGCTCGTGAAGACGCTTACTTCGTTACGTTCTACCTGGGATTCCGCATCGAACCCCGCCTGAATCTGCTATTTCGGCAGGTGGTTCATGACATGGTTGCTAACAACGAAGTAACCATTGAGACCAAATACCAGTCGCTGAATGTGCATCGGATTGCGGGCGATTTCCGGTTTGTGCTGTTCCGTCGCTTCCTGTCCTACGACAACGAGCTGACCAACTACCAACGACTGATTATGACGGGCTACCTGCTTCTCAAACGCATTGCCCTAACGGCGCAGGAGGCCTACGGCCTCGATACCAGCAACGTAACGACGGAAGCCGTACCGTTGGTGCTCAGTACTCCCCGGAAACTACCCTTATATCGTATCCCTTCGCAATTTAAACAGATCTCCAACGAGCAGTAG
- the kdpA gene encoding potassium-transporting ATPase subunit KdpA: MFSEWTGIAVMYGLTVLLAIPLGKFVANVFADKPNRNGGPAFDFMRPVERLIYRLGGIDETQDMSWKANLLALLTINAVWLIYAFVLFLVQGSLPLNPDGNPSMTPDLAFNTAISFVVNCNLQHYSGESGLTYLTQTIVINFLMFVSAATGIAALILIVRSFLPKSVETVGNFYVYFVKSITRILLPLSLLLAAILAFNGTPASFDGKDSIVTMQGDTVGVSRGPAAGMIAIKHIGTNGGGYFGANSAHPLENPNYLTNMAEMVAQVVLPIAMIFALGFLINRKKFALMIYGVMTIGMLMLLVPTLISELHGNPAIARMGVAQPTGAMEGKEVRFGPLASGYWSIVTTIISTGSVNSMHDSSMPVSGMMQLLGMMTNAFYGGCGVGILNFYYFLIIAVFISGLMVGRTPEFFGRKVEAREIKIASIVALVSTLLVKGGTALAAWIFVNYPEADWAVKPSAWLNNGNAQPPGYHGFSEMLYEFTSANANNGSGFEGLGDNNFFWNYATGIVLLLGRFIPIIGPVAIAGLLAKKKYVPESSGTLPTDNGTFGLMVFAVIMIITALSFFPALTLGPLAEYFSLK; the protein is encoded by the coding sequence ATGTTTTCTGAATGGACAGGCATCGCAGTGATGTACGGACTGACCGTGCTGCTGGCGATTCCACTGGGCAAATTCGTCGCGAACGTGTTCGCTGATAAGCCCAACCGCAACGGCGGCCCGGCTTTTGACTTTATGCGACCCGTCGAGCGGCTGATTTACCGGCTTGGCGGTATCGATGAAACGCAGGATATGAGCTGGAAAGCTAACCTGCTGGCGCTGCTGACGATTAACGCCGTCTGGCTGATTTACGCATTTGTACTATTTCTGGTGCAGGGAAGCTTACCGCTCAATCCCGACGGTAACCCATCGATGACGCCGGACCTGGCATTCAACACGGCCATCAGTTTTGTGGTCAACTGTAACTTGCAACACTACTCCGGCGAATCGGGCCTTACGTACCTGACGCAGACTATCGTAATTAATTTCCTGATGTTTGTATCAGCCGCGACGGGTATTGCCGCGTTGATACTGATTGTGCGATCGTTCCTGCCAAAAAGCGTGGAAACGGTCGGTAACTTCTACGTCTACTTCGTGAAGTCCATTACCCGGATTTTGCTGCCCCTGTCGCTTCTATTGGCTGCTATTCTGGCATTTAACGGTACGCCCGCCAGCTTCGATGGTAAAGATAGTATCGTAACGATGCAGGGGGATACAGTGGGCGTATCACGCGGACCCGCGGCTGGCATGATTGCCATCAAACACATCGGTACCAACGGTGGTGGTTATTTCGGTGCTAACTCGGCGCATCCGCTCGAAAACCCGAACTACCTGACCAACATGGCCGAAATGGTTGCGCAGGTCGTACTGCCGATTGCCATGATTTTCGCGCTGGGCTTCCTGATTAACCGGAAGAAGTTCGCGCTGATGATTTACGGCGTCATGACGATCGGAATGCTGATGCTACTGGTGCCAACGCTTATCAGTGAACTGCACGGTAACCCAGCCATTGCGCGCATGGGCGTGGCACAACCGACTGGCGCCATGGAAGGCAAGGAAGTTCGTTTCGGACCACTGGCGTCGGGCTACTGGAGTATCGTAACGACAATTATCTCGACAGGATCCGTCAACTCCATGCACGATTCGTCGATGCCGGTATCGGGCATGATGCAACTACTGGGCATGATGACCAACGCATTCTATGGGGGTTGCGGGGTCGGTATCCTGAACTTCTACTACTTCCTGATTATTGCGGTCTTTATTTCGGGTCTGATGGTGGGCCGGACGCCGGAGTTCTTTGGTCGAAAAGTGGAAGCGCGGGAGATCAAGATTGCGTCGATTGTGGCGCTCGTCAGCACGCTGCTCGTCAAAGGTGGTACGGCGCTGGCGGCCTGGATATTTGTTAATTACCCCGAAGCTGACTGGGCGGTGAAGCCGTCGGCCTGGCTCAATAATGGGAACGCCCAACCGCCCGGCTACCACGGCTTCTCAGAGATGCTCTACGAGTTCACGTCGGCCAATGCTAACAACGGATCAGGCTTTGAAGGACTGGGCGACAATAACTTCTTCTGGAACTACGCGACGGGAATCGTGCTGTTGCTGGGTCGTTTCATCCCCATTATTGGCCCGGTAGCCATAGCAGGTTTGCTGGCCAAGAAGAAATACGTGCCGGAGTCGAGTGGAACGCTGCCAACGGACAATGGTACGTTCGGGTTAATGGTCTTTGCGGTCATCATGATCATCACGGCCCTGTCGTTCTTCCCGGCCCTCACGCTGGGTCCACTGGCCGAGTATTTCAGCCTGAAGTAA
- a CDS encoding DUF6516 family protein, whose product MKHDLSTFHAIIDVTTPLDPIERPELTQVRGSITFTDSSVLHVRENYITVSGWIDYSYHWQTADHQLIHRWDNAHEVPFSSSPHHQHIGTEDNVHPSEPMTLTEVLTIIAQRITSG is encoded by the coding sequence ATGAAGCACGACCTAAGTACATTCCACGCCATCATAGATGTCACCACGCCCCTTGATCCAATCGAACGTCCTGAACTGACTCAAGTTCGCGGTAGTATTACGTTCACAGATTCGTCGGTGCTCCACGTTCGCGAGAATTACATAACGGTATCCGGCTGGATCGACTATTCGTACCACTGGCAAACTGCCGATCATCAACTCATTCACCGTTGGGACAACGCCCACGAAGTACCGTTTTCCTCTTCGCCCCACCATCAACATATTGGTACAGAAGATAATGTGCATCCTTCGGAGCCGATGACGCTGACCGAGGTACTGACCATTATCGCCCAGCGCATTACTTCAGGCTGA
- a CDS encoding potassium-transporting ATPase subunit F has product MVRTYLSQLQSDLPMITLLFVVALLVFAYMLYVLIKPENF; this is encoded by the coding sequence ATGGTTCGAACATATTTAAGTCAATTGCAATCTGACCTCCCCATGATTACGCTCCTGTTTGTCGTAGCCCTGCTGGTATTCGCGTACATGCTCTACGTCCTCATCAAACCAGAGAATTTCTAG
- a CDS encoding sigma-54-dependent transcriptional regulator, producing the protein MPATILIIDDEAKLRQLLARILQLEGYTLLEAGDAKSGLKLLEQSEVQLVICDVKLPDKNGIELSAQIKQLYPATEIILLTAYGTIADGVTAIKNGAFDYITKGDDNDRIIPLVSRAVDKANLQFRIQQLEAQVSQRYGFDRIIGDSPAIHRAIDLAQKVAGTDTTVLLTGETGTGKEVFAQAIHNASPRRTGPFVAINCGALGKDILESELFGHRAGAFTGAGRDQKGLFAEANKGTIFLDEIGEMPLELQAKLLRVLETHEFLRVGDTKPTKVDVRVLAATNRSLARDAEAGLFRPDLYYRLSVFTIELPPLRSRPNDIAELARHFVVQQAAKLGKRNLQLSPEFVQLLQRQPWKGNIRELKNVIERAVILADESILLPDYLPYDMQLTEPAGARGGKTVSDENTFNLAELEQRQIKRALQHTQGNKAEAARLLGIGLTSLYRKLAESDSPI; encoded by the coding sequence ATGCCTGCTACTATTCTGATTATCGATGACGAAGCCAAACTTCGTCAACTCCTGGCGCGTATTCTGCAACTGGAAGGATATACCCTGCTGGAAGCCGGTGACGCAAAGTCTGGGTTGAAACTCCTGGAGCAGTCGGAGGTGCAGCTGGTGATCTGCGATGTCAAGCTGCCGGACAAGAACGGAATCGAGCTGTCGGCGCAGATCAAACAACTGTATCCCGCCACTGAAATTATTTTGCTGACGGCCTACGGTACCATCGCCGACGGCGTAACGGCCATCAAGAATGGGGCGTTTGATTACATTACCAAGGGCGATGACAACGACCGAATCATTCCGCTGGTGAGTCGGGCCGTTGATAAGGCCAATCTGCAGTTTCGGATTCAGCAACTGGAAGCGCAGGTAAGCCAGCGCTACGGTTTCGATCGCATCATCGGCGATTCACCTGCCATTCACCGGGCCATCGATCTGGCGCAAAAGGTTGCGGGTACAGATACGACGGTATTACTGACCGGCGAGACCGGAACGGGCAAAGAAGTGTTCGCGCAGGCCATCCATAACGCCAGTCCGCGCCGGACCGGTCCTTTCGTGGCCATCAATTGCGGGGCGCTGGGCAAGGATATTCTGGAAAGTGAACTGTTCGGGCACCGGGCGGGGGCGTTTACGGGAGCGGGCCGCGATCAGAAAGGACTGTTCGCCGAAGCGAATAAAGGAACTATTTTCCTGGATGAGATTGGCGAGATGCCGCTCGAATTGCAGGCTAAACTCCTGCGGGTGCTGGAAACCCACGAATTTCTGCGGGTGGGCGATACCAAACCCACCAAAGTAGATGTACGTGTGCTGGCGGCTACCAACCGAAGTCTGGCTCGGGACGCCGAAGCGGGTCTGTTTCGCCCGGATCTTTATTATCGCCTGTCTGTGTTCACGATCGAACTGCCGCCATTACGTAGCCGCCCGAACGACATTGCGGAACTGGCCCGGCACTTTGTGGTGCAGCAGGCCGCCAAACTGGGTAAGCGGAACCTGCAGCTTAGTCCCGAGTTTGTCCAGTTGCTGCAACGACAACCCTGGAAAGGGAATATCCGGGAGTTGAAAAACGTCATTGAACGTGCCGTCATTCTGGCTGATGAGTCAATACTATTGCCCGATTACCTGCCCTATGATATGCAACTGACTGAGCCAGCCGGGGCAAGGGGAGGTAAGACTGTTTCCGACGAAAATACGTTCAACCTGGCCGAACTGGAACAGCGGCAGATCAAACGGGCTCTGCAACACACGCAGGGTAACAAAGCCGAGGCCGCCCGACTACTGGGTATTGGTCTGACGAGCCTTTACCGTAAACTAGCCGAGAGTGATTCGCCGATCTGA
- a CDS encoding VCBS repeat-containing protein, translating to MIKRVYGWLYVGMTSLAMACQSGETPLFNELTADQTGITFVNDVKQEGENNVLNYPYYFNGGGVAVGDLNNDGRPDIYFTGNKTPNRLYLNQGGLTFTDVTDKAGVAATDGWKTGVTLADVNQDGWLDIYVCRSAMGDSTLRRNLLFINNKDTLNGGPTFSERAAEYGIADASYSTQAAFFDYDHDGDPDLFVLNHSLPQYAGFSKLLGSYKQEKDNRFGSKLYRNDKGPDEKPHFTDVSTQSGLINNVLSFGLGIAVSDVNADGWPDLYVSNDFNEEDYLYLNTGQHGPGKPSFRNVAREATGHTSLFSMGSDVADINNDARPDILTLDMLPATNERIKLSSGDDNYDKYRMLLDAGFHPQTMRNMLQLNNGVTTSENGLAMPTFSEIGQLSGIANTDWSWSALLADYDGDGWKDLFVTNGYEKDYTNMEFLKFTVDERVKARETGQGASVDQILDRMPSIDVGGFLFRNNADLTFTDVTKDWGLTRAIKANGAAYADLDSDGDLDLIANAMNAPAVIYQNKAVEDRNATFLTINLQQNNPARQLTGTKVWVYAGGHAQYQEFSPVRGFQSCQYVPLTIGLNRQQKADSVRIVYPDGHTQLVRNVPASKVLAPRYEDATQVFTYPQPSAALFAETVVSGWRHTPIDTNDFKRQQLLPYQFSYSGPKLATGDVNKDGRNDLYVAGAKGQAGVLWLQQADGTLRQQSVSAFEQDRGSQDEAAAFFDADKDGDLDVYVVSGGYPFAQNDPLLQDRLYLGDGRGNFTKAVNALPKETVAGACVTPFDVDHDGDLDLFVGARFVPGNYPTVARSSVLLNDGHGHFTDATPICLGNAEKLGLVCDARAADINRDGWPDLVLAGEWMPMTVLINQKGKLTDQSVQWFPANTEGWWNCLAVADFDKDGDMDVVAGNYGLNTQWKASTRTPVTLTYSDFDNDGNIDPFLAYYVGNKSYPYASRDEALSQVAMLKGRFPDYTQYANATLTDLFKPEELKRASQNTANWMATTYWENQNGRFVAHRLPVQAQFAPIFAIEPFDYDHDGDLDLVMGGNLTHTRVRIGQSDASYLPVFENTNHQFQFVANAGGRTNVRGIARLSDNELVVGSNDAPLLLLTQPKTAGRPLNL from the coding sequence ATGATTAAACGAGTTTATGGCTGGCTCTACGTAGGCATGACAAGTCTGGCAATGGCCTGTCAATCCGGCGAAACGCCCCTGTTCAACGAGCTGACGGCTGACCAAACTGGTATTACGTTCGTGAACGACGTCAAACAGGAAGGTGAAAATAACGTTCTGAACTACCCGTACTATTTCAATGGCGGGGGGGTAGCGGTGGGTGATCTGAACAACGACGGCCGACCGGATATTTACTTTACCGGCAACAAAACCCCGAACCGACTCTATCTGAATCAGGGCGGCCTGACCTTTACCGACGTAACCGATAAAGCAGGCGTAGCGGCCACTGATGGCTGGAAAACGGGCGTCACGCTGGCCGATGTGAATCAGGACGGTTGGCTGGATATTTACGTCTGCCGCTCGGCGATGGGCGATTCGACCCTGCGCCGAAATCTCCTGTTCATCAACAACAAAGACACGCTGAACGGCGGGCCAACCTTCTCGGAACGCGCAGCTGAGTACGGCATTGCCGATGCATCGTACTCTACCCAAGCCGCTTTTTTTGATTACGACCACGACGGCGATCCCGACTTGTTTGTGCTGAATCACTCCCTGCCGCAATACGCTGGTTTCAGCAAACTCCTGGGTTCGTATAAGCAGGAGAAGGATAACCGCTTCGGCAGCAAGCTTTATCGCAACGATAAAGGTCCCGATGAAAAGCCGCATTTCACCGACGTATCGACCCAGTCGGGACTGATCAACAACGTACTGAGTTTCGGGCTGGGCATTGCCGTGTCGGACGTGAACGCCGATGGCTGGCCGGACCTGTACGTATCAAATGATTTCAACGAAGAGGACTATCTCTACCTGAATACCGGCCAACACGGGCCGGGTAAACCCTCATTTCGCAACGTAGCGCGAGAGGCAACAGGCCATACGTCACTGTTCTCGATGGGCTCCGACGTGGCCGACATCAACAACGACGCCCGGCCCGATATCCTGACGCTGGACATGCTACCGGCAACGAACGAACGGATCAAACTCTCCTCGGGTGACGATAACTACGACAAATACCGCATGCTGCTGGATGCCGGATTTCACCCCCAGACCATGCGGAATATGCTGCAGCTGAACAACGGCGTAACGACTTCCGAAAACGGCCTGGCGATGCCTACCTTTTCGGAGATTGGTCAGTTGTCTGGTATCGCCAATACCGACTGGAGCTGGTCGGCGCTGCTGGCTGATTACGACGGCGATGGCTGGAAGGATCTATTTGTTACAAACGGCTATGAGAAGGATTACACCAACATGGAGTTCCTGAAATTTACGGTCGACGAGCGGGTGAAGGCCCGCGAAACCGGGCAGGGTGCGTCAGTCGACCAGATCCTCGACCGGATGCCGTCTATTGACGTAGGTGGGTTTCTATTTCGTAACAATGCCGACCTGACCTTTACCGACGTAACGAAAGACTGGGGCCTGACCCGAGCTATAAAAGCGAATGGCGCGGCTTACGCTGATCTGGACAGCGACGGTGACCTCGATCTGATTGCCAACGCGATGAATGCCCCCGCGGTTATCTACCAGAATAAGGCCGTTGAAGACCGGAACGCTACGTTCCTGACCATCAATCTACAACAGAATAACCCAGCGCGTCAGCTGACGGGTACCAAAGTGTGGGTATATGCCGGTGGCCACGCGCAGTACCAGGAATTTTCGCCGGTACGCGGTTTCCAATCGTGTCAGTACGTCCCATTGACGATTGGTCTGAACCGTCAGCAAAAAGCCGATTCCGTACGGATTGTCTACCCCGATGGTCATACCCAACTAGTGCGCAACGTACCCGCAAGCAAGGTGCTGGCTCCTCGCTATGAAGATGCGACACAAGTATTTACGTATCCTCAACCATCAGCGGCCCTGTTTGCCGAAACCGTCGTTTCTGGATGGAGACATACGCCCATTGATACCAACGATTTTAAACGGCAGCAACTGTTACCCTATCAGTTCTCTTACAGCGGTCCCAAGCTGGCTACCGGCGACGTGAACAAGGACGGCCGGAACGATCTGTACGTAGCAGGCGCTAAAGGGCAGGCCGGGGTTTTGTGGCTGCAGCAGGCCGACGGTACGTTACGCCAGCAGTCCGTGTCGGCTTTCGAGCAGGACCGGGGCAGTCAGGACGAGGCAGCCGCGTTTTTTGACGCCGACAAAGATGGTGATCTGGATGTATACGTCGTGAGTGGTGGGTACCCATTTGCCCAGAATGATCCATTACTGCAGGATCGGCTCTACCTAGGCGACGGCAGGGGGAACTTCACCAAAGCGGTGAATGCCCTTCCGAAAGAAACCGTAGCAGGTGCCTGCGTTACACCCTTTGACGTTGACCATGACGGGGATCTTGACCTGTTTGTGGGCGCCCGGTTTGTGCCGGGAAACTACCCGACGGTAGCCCGGAGCAGCGTGCTGCTGAACGATGGGCACGGTCATTTCACGGATGCCACGCCGATCTGCCTGGGCAATGCCGAAAAGCTGGGGCTGGTGTGCGATGCCCGGGCCGCTGACATCAACCGGGATGGCTGGCCGGATCTGGTGCTGGCGGGAGAGTGGATGCCCATGACCGTACTGATTAACCAGAAAGGTAAACTGACGGATCAGTCGGTGCAGTGGTTTCCGGCGAATACCGAGGGCTGGTGGAATTGCCTGGCCGTCGCGGACTTTGACAAGGATGGTGACATGGATGTGGTAGCGGGCAACTACGGCCTGAATACGCAGTGGAAAGCTTCGACCCGCACGCCCGTCACGCTCACGTACAGTGATTTCGACAACGACGGAAACATTGACCCGTTCCTGGCGTACTACGTTGGCAACAAAAGTTACCCTTACGCCAGCCGGGACGAAGCATTGAGCCAGGTGGCCATGCTGAAAGGTCGTTTCCCGGACTACACGCAGTATGCCAACGCTACGTTGACTGACCTGTTCAAGCCGGAAGAATTGAAACGCGCGTCGCAAAATACGGCTAACTGGATGGCGACAACGTACTGGGAAAACCAGAACGGCCGCTTTGTGGCGCATCGGCTACCCGTTCAGGCTCAGTTTGCGCCTATTTTCGCCATCGAGCCGTTCGACTATGACCATGATGGGGACCTGGATTTGGTGATGGGGGGCAACCTGACCCATACCCGCGTCCGGATCGGGCAGTCGGATGCCAGCTACCTGCCCGTGTTCGAAAATACGAATCACCAGTTTCAGTTTGTTGCCAACGCGGGTGGGCGAACCAATGTACGCGGAATCGCTCGGCTCAGTGATAATGAGTTAGTTGTGGGCAGCAACGATGCTCCTCTGCTTCTGCTGACACAGCCGAAGACCGCGGGCCGACCACTTAATTTATGA
- a CDS encoding SusD/RagB family nutrient-binding outer membrane lipoprotein produces MMTPYKKLLRQTLVAASLSAPLFWAVGCTTNFDEINTNQTKISTIGAGEIPYLFSKAQSAATLPGGNYQVGQNLFSDQYAQYFACVATYFPSDRFVIRMDWLGGPWTAQYTEVVPQLKTIMSSTDANSAENALANIWWVYSFHRWTDYIGPIPYFKAGEPATSVAYDAQDKIYDDFFKKLAAATTLLKTKTSEKPYGSFDLIYGGDVNKWIKFANTLRLRLALRISKVDPARAKTEAEAAVAGGVLTTSPDDDALVARSTKGGDNNGLAIMSDWNEFRMSAAMESVLKGYEDPRLPTYFLPAVKTNTYEGLRNGLATTQLTDPANTADANSHVGQRWTSTGLGTAQNVMATAEAYFLMAEGALNGWNMGGTAKDYYNKGIAMSLTQWGVTSAAAITAYQTSTKTPVAPNDFLKSAPLSTIPVAWGATEAIQREQIGTQKWLAIFPDGFEGWAEYRRTRYPKLYPVVNSDNPDIPAGGVLRRIPILLVEQQTNTVEAKKAESLINGPDKVTTPLWWDKN; encoded by the coding sequence ATGATGACACCCTATAAAAAGCTTTTGCGGCAGACTCTTGTGGCGGCAAGCCTATCGGCTCCGTTGTTCTGGGCTGTTGGCTGCACCACGAATTTCGACGAGATCAACACCAACCAGACGAAGATTTCTACGATTGGTGCGGGCGAAATTCCTTACCTGTTTTCGAAAGCGCAGTCGGCAGCAACACTGCCCGGCGGTAACTATCAGGTTGGTCAGAACCTCTTCTCCGACCAGTATGCGCAGTATTTCGCCTGCGTAGCTACATACTTCCCGTCTGATCGGTTCGTGATCCGGATGGACTGGCTGGGCGGTCCCTGGACCGCGCAGTACACCGAGGTGGTGCCCCAGCTGAAAACCATCATGAGCAGCACGGACGCCAACTCGGCGGAGAATGCGCTGGCCAATATCTGGTGGGTATACTCGTTCCACCGCTGGACGGATTACATTGGACCGATCCCGTATTTTAAAGCCGGCGAACCCGCTACGTCGGTAGCCTATGATGCGCAGGACAAAATCTACGACGATTTCTTCAAGAAGTTAGCAGCTGCTACGACGTTGCTGAAAACCAAAACGTCCGAAAAACCATACGGCTCATTCGACCTGATCTATGGGGGCGATGTAAACAAATGGATCAAGTTCGCCAATACGCTCCGGCTCCGGCTGGCGCTGCGGATTTCGAAAGTTGATCCGGCCCGGGCAAAAACCGAAGCCGAAGCTGCGGTGGCGGGTGGCGTCCTGACCACCAGCCCTGACGATGATGCCCTAGTGGCGCGTAGCACGAAAGGCGGTGACAACAACGGGCTGGCCATCATGTCGGACTGGAACGAGTTTCGGATGAGTGCGGCCATGGAATCGGTGCTGAAAGGCTACGAGGACCCACGCCTGCCAACTTACTTCCTGCCAGCCGTGAAAACCAATACCTACGAAGGGCTACGTAACGGGCTGGCAACAACTCAGTTAACCGATCCTGCTAATACCGCTGACGCCAACTCGCACGTTGGGCAACGGTGGACATCCACTGGTCTGGGAACGGCTCAGAACGTAATGGCGACCGCCGAGGCTTATTTCCTGATGGCGGAGGGTGCCCTGAACGGCTGGAATATGGGTGGTACAGCGAAGGATTATTATAACAAAGGTATCGCTATGTCACTGACCCAGTGGGGCGTAACGAGCGCTGCGGCCATTACTGCCTATCAGACCAGCACCAAAACGCCGGTGGCTCCGAACGATTTCCTAAAATCGGCGCCCTTGAGCACGATTCCGGTTGCCTGGGGCGCTACCGAAGCTATCCAGCGTGAGCAGATTGGCACCCAGAAATGGCTGGCTATCTTCCCGGATGGCTTTGAAGGCTGGGCCGAATACCGCCGGACGCGCTATCCGAAACTGTATCCGGTAGTGAATTCGGATAACCCGGATATTCCAGCCGGTGGGGTGCTGCGTCGGATTCCGATCCTGCTGGTTGAGCAGCAGACCAATACGGTAGAGGCCAAAAAAGCCGAATCGCTGATTAATGGTCCCGACAAAGTAACGACCCCCCTCTGGTGGGATAAAAACTAA